From Poecile atricapillus isolate bPoeAtr1 chromosome Z, bPoeAtr1.hap1, whole genome shotgun sequence, one genomic window encodes:
- the CCDC112 gene encoding coiled-coil domain-containing protein 112 isoform X1, with translation MAALAPALAAAAGRLQNESCSSTAGAGRQFQSRKIKAERAKKVEFIRTAEKLKAQLANIEKEKTGLFYNRKSDFRVEYRLLEELEHSMTVSRKMEKAKILQQLSKIQNDVKKLQQQLKDVKPTPEFVDKIKEMMEEIENAINAFKEDQRQIYQQLLKEEKAVINELSLFERKVELWALGGSTAEKVWKLPSARITVDKTLENHLPEEVIEFERFLQRTGGRQGGWDDYDHQNFLKIRTKYRGRLSYIDEALEYLSGRTKEDIEQHDKWYQEYVILHERKKESIKKWREKQQQEKERNLKEKEKSEKMSKERWLQREEAQKQKAEEERKRKQATVEVWKKQKVVAFAIDQASQLKLEEKEKKQQKERQSHVTLLLERNTLQKKVKQQLEKLENEKREATEKEGRKKTGAEEISKFQEHDLHKLELRVFQKHTKEIEKQEKEKRLAKLREKVEIRVTRDRPRLNRPSKGSEERRQELAPAAAEGLLRVSQRAVPAWRGGS, from the exons ATGGCCGCGCTGGCCCCGGCGCTGGCGGCGGCTGCTGGCCGGCTTCAG AATGAGAGCTGTTCCAGTACTGCAGGTGCTGGCCGACAATTTCAGAGCCGGAAGATCAAAGCTGAACGAGCTAAGAAAGTTGAATTCATAAGAACTGCAGAAAAGCTAAAAGCTCA GCTTGCaaatatagaaaaagaaaaaacggGACTCTTTTATAATAGGAAGAGTGATTTCAGGGTAGAATACAGATTACTAGAGGAACTGGAACACAGCATGACTGTCAGCAGGAAAATGGAAA AAGCTAAAATCCTGCAGCAGCTATCAAAAATACAAAACGATGTGAAGAAACTTCAGCAGCAATTAAAAGATGTGAAGCCTACACCAGAGT tTGTTGACAAGATCAAGGAAATGATGGAAGAAATTGAAAATGCAATCAATGCTTTTAAAGAGGATCAGAGACAAAT ATATCAACAGcttttgaaagaggaaaaagctgtcATTAATGAGCTCAGTCTCTTTGAGAGAAAAGTGGAACTGTGGGCATTAGGGGGCTCAACAGCAGAAAAGGTTTGGAAATTACCATCAGCCAGGATCACAGTTGATAAAACACTGGAAAATCATCTACCAGAAGAAGTAATAGAGTTTGAAAGATTTCTTCAACGAACAGGGGGGAGGCAAGGAGGCTGGGATGATTATGATCAtcaaaattttctgaaaatacgGACAAAATATAGAGGAAGGCTGTCTTACATAGATGAAGCCCTTGAGTATCTCAGCGGAAGAACAAAAGAAGATATAGAACAGCATGACAAGTGGTATCAAGAGTATGTAATCTtacatgaaagaaagaaagag TCAATTAAAAAgtggagagaaaagcagcagcaagaaaaagaaagaaacttgaaggaaaaagagaaatcagaaaaaatgtcCAAGGAAAGATGGCTACAGCGTGAAGAAGCTCAGAAGcaaaaagcagaagaagaaagaaaaagaaaacaagccaCAGTTGAAGTCTGGAAGAAACAGAAAGTAGTAGCATTTGCAATAGATCAAGCCTCACAACTAAAActagaagagaaagagaaaaagcaacaaaaagagCGCCAAAGCCATGTGACGTTACTTTTGGAACGGAATACTTTgcaaaaaaaagtaaagcagCAACTTGAAAAACTTGAAAATGAGAAGAGAGAGGCAACTGAAAAGGAGGGCAGGAAGAAAACTGGTGCAGAAGAAATTTCTAAGTTTCAAGAGCAT GATCTACATAAACTGGAGCTAAGGGTTTTTCAGAAACACACTAAAGAAATagagaagcaagaaaaagaaaaaagattggCAAAATTAAGAGAGAAG GTCGAGATTCGGGTCACCAGAGACCGACCCAGGTTGAACAGACCTTCCAAGGGCTCAGAGGAACGCAGGCAAGAgctggcaccagcagctgcagaagggTTGTTGCGCGTCTCTCAGAG AGCCgtcccagcctggagaggagggtCGTAG
- the CCDC112 gene encoding coiled-coil domain-containing protein 112 isoform X3, with protein MLANIEKEKTGLFYNRKSDFRVEYRLLEELEHSMTVSRKMEKAKILQQLSKIQNDVKKLQQQLKDVKPTPEFVDKIKEMMEEIENAINAFKEDQRQIYQQLLKEEKAVINELSLFERKVELWALGGSTAEKVWKLPSARITVDKTLENHLPEEVIEFERFLQRTGGRQGGWDDYDHQNFLKIRTKYRGRLSYIDEALEYLSGRTKEDIEQHDKWYQEYVILHERKKESIKKWREKQQQEKERNLKEKEKSEKMSKERWLQREEAQKQKAEEERKRKQATVEVWKKQKVVAFAIDQASQLKLEEKEKKQQKERQSHVTLLLERNTLQKKVKQQLEKLENEKREATEKEGRKKTGAEEISKFQEHDLHKLELRVFQKHTKEIEKQEKEKRLAKLREKVEIRVTRDRPRLNRPSKGSEERRQELAPAAAEGLLRVSQRAVPAWRGGS; from the exons AT GCTTGCaaatatagaaaaagaaaaaacggGACTCTTTTATAATAGGAAGAGTGATTTCAGGGTAGAATACAGATTACTAGAGGAACTGGAACACAGCATGACTGTCAGCAGGAAAATGGAAA AAGCTAAAATCCTGCAGCAGCTATCAAAAATACAAAACGATGTGAAGAAACTTCAGCAGCAATTAAAAGATGTGAAGCCTACACCAGAGT tTGTTGACAAGATCAAGGAAATGATGGAAGAAATTGAAAATGCAATCAATGCTTTTAAAGAGGATCAGAGACAAAT ATATCAACAGcttttgaaagaggaaaaagctgtcATTAATGAGCTCAGTCTCTTTGAGAGAAAAGTGGAACTGTGGGCATTAGGGGGCTCAACAGCAGAAAAGGTTTGGAAATTACCATCAGCCAGGATCACAGTTGATAAAACACTGGAAAATCATCTACCAGAAGAAGTAATAGAGTTTGAAAGATTTCTTCAACGAACAGGGGGGAGGCAAGGAGGCTGGGATGATTATGATCAtcaaaattttctgaaaatacgGACAAAATATAGAGGAAGGCTGTCTTACATAGATGAAGCCCTTGAGTATCTCAGCGGAAGAACAAAAGAAGATATAGAACAGCATGACAAGTGGTATCAAGAGTATGTAATCTtacatgaaagaaagaaagag TCAATTAAAAAgtggagagaaaagcagcagcaagaaaaagaaagaaacttgaaggaaaaagagaaatcagaaaaaatgtcCAAGGAAAGATGGCTACAGCGTGAAGAAGCTCAGAAGcaaaaagcagaagaagaaagaaaaagaaaacaagccaCAGTTGAAGTCTGGAAGAAACAGAAAGTAGTAGCATTTGCAATAGATCAAGCCTCACAACTAAAActagaagagaaagagaaaaagcaacaaaaagagCGCCAAAGCCATGTGACGTTACTTTTGGAACGGAATACTTTgcaaaaaaaagtaaagcagCAACTTGAAAAACTTGAAAATGAGAAGAGAGAGGCAACTGAAAAGGAGGGCAGGAAGAAAACTGGTGCAGAAGAAATTTCTAAGTTTCAAGAGCAT GATCTACATAAACTGGAGCTAAGGGTTTTTCAGAAACACACTAAAGAAATagagaagcaagaaaaagaaaaaagattggCAAAATTAAGAGAGAAG GTCGAGATTCGGGTCACCAGAGACCGACCCAGGTTGAACAGACCTTCCAAGGGCTCAGAGGAACGCAGGCAAGAgctggcaccagcagctgcagaagggTTGTTGCGCGTCTCTCAGAG AGCCgtcccagcctggagaggagggtCGTAG
- the CCDC112 gene encoding coiled-coil domain-containing protein 112 isoform X2 — MHIKCQRVNHCVPLRLANIEKEKTGLFYNRKSDFRVEYRLLEELEHSMTVSRKMEKAKILQQLSKIQNDVKKLQQQLKDVKPTPEFVDKIKEMMEEIENAINAFKEDQRQIYQQLLKEEKAVINELSLFERKVELWALGGSTAEKVWKLPSARITVDKTLENHLPEEVIEFERFLQRTGGRQGGWDDYDHQNFLKIRTKYRGRLSYIDEALEYLSGRTKEDIEQHDKWYQEYVILHERKKESIKKWREKQQQEKERNLKEKEKSEKMSKERWLQREEAQKQKAEEERKRKQATVEVWKKQKVVAFAIDQASQLKLEEKEKKQQKERQSHVTLLLERNTLQKKVKQQLEKLENEKREATEKEGRKKTGAEEISKFQEHDLHKLELRVFQKHTKEIEKQEKEKRLAKLREKVEIRVTRDRPRLNRPSKGSEERRQELAPAAAEGLLRVSQRAVPAWRGGS; from the exons ATGCACATAAAATGTCAGCGTGTGAACCACTGCGTGCCGCTGAG GCTTGCaaatatagaaaaagaaaaaacggGACTCTTTTATAATAGGAAGAGTGATTTCAGGGTAGAATACAGATTACTAGAGGAACTGGAACACAGCATGACTGTCAGCAGGAAAATGGAAA AAGCTAAAATCCTGCAGCAGCTATCAAAAATACAAAACGATGTGAAGAAACTTCAGCAGCAATTAAAAGATGTGAAGCCTACACCAGAGT tTGTTGACAAGATCAAGGAAATGATGGAAGAAATTGAAAATGCAATCAATGCTTTTAAAGAGGATCAGAGACAAAT ATATCAACAGcttttgaaagaggaaaaagctgtcATTAATGAGCTCAGTCTCTTTGAGAGAAAAGTGGAACTGTGGGCATTAGGGGGCTCAACAGCAGAAAAGGTTTGGAAATTACCATCAGCCAGGATCACAGTTGATAAAACACTGGAAAATCATCTACCAGAAGAAGTAATAGAGTTTGAAAGATTTCTTCAACGAACAGGGGGGAGGCAAGGAGGCTGGGATGATTATGATCAtcaaaattttctgaaaatacgGACAAAATATAGAGGAAGGCTGTCTTACATAGATGAAGCCCTTGAGTATCTCAGCGGAAGAACAAAAGAAGATATAGAACAGCATGACAAGTGGTATCAAGAGTATGTAATCTtacatgaaagaaagaaagag TCAATTAAAAAgtggagagaaaagcagcagcaagaaaaagaaagaaacttgaaggaaaaagagaaatcagaaaaaatgtcCAAGGAAAGATGGCTACAGCGTGAAGAAGCTCAGAAGcaaaaagcagaagaagaaagaaaaagaaaacaagccaCAGTTGAAGTCTGGAAGAAACAGAAAGTAGTAGCATTTGCAATAGATCAAGCCTCACAACTAAAActagaagagaaagagaaaaagcaacaaaaagagCGCCAAAGCCATGTGACGTTACTTTTGGAACGGAATACTTTgcaaaaaaaagtaaagcagCAACTTGAAAAACTTGAAAATGAGAAGAGAGAGGCAACTGAAAAGGAGGGCAGGAAGAAAACTGGTGCAGAAGAAATTTCTAAGTTTCAAGAGCAT GATCTACATAAACTGGAGCTAAGGGTTTTTCAGAAACACACTAAAGAAATagagaagcaagaaaaagaaaaaagattggCAAAATTAAGAGAGAAG GTCGAGATTCGGGTCACCAGAGACCGACCCAGGTTGAACAGACCTTCCAAGGGCTCAGAGGAACGCAGGCAAGAgctggcaccagcagctgcagaagggTTGTTGCGCGTCTCTCAGAG AGCCgtcccagcctggagaggagggtCGTAG